One genomic segment of Adhaeribacter pallidiroseus includes these proteins:
- a CDS encoding Ig-like domain-containing protein yields MKKIIILFFLSILLYDAAAHTVVTQKRWRWRNDNGSEATATWKADQNQVIKVTANDQNIRLRVEFSLTVDNISGSVGYQTVDSRLSYATNSSGPFTRISAANAGQEHFILAPSNFISNGVATTQQMPPATSTGYVAGAAFDETASNINFQAQRGQILSTEYEWSIKPTQYAQKATYYFKLEESSGGGYSYYDTPLPSLEFDPITGPNAPTNVKATAGNSKVDLTWAANATTDNVTGYNMYRGTSATTVTEKMNTTLLTSTTFTDNTAVNGTTYYYAVTAVSANGEGAKSTIVNVLPEAPAVPQFTSTPVTDAIENVPYSYSLSAVDGTNTQLTFTTPTLPAWLSLTQGQNSATQFGGTINSPGGVAGDASGNIYVTSLSGNIIYKIHQDGTTSSWFTRSTGLVYAMQVYQDYLYISNFSQNKITRVSLVNPSSGETDVITGISSPLSIGIKDDFLYAALYNGGKIIKINPTTKTFTDYVSVNRAFGVGFDKNGSLYIASWDNQKVYKYNGANLLDVLTGIAQASDIKIDENDNIYVSSSSGGVRKYKPDLSSYIQVSANTSVWGMSLTPSGSLVFGDNGGNKILKLETGAVLSGTPKHSDVGAYQVSLGVSNGKETTDQNFTIIVKDVTAPTVTISSGQASPAKEAFDVTFTFSEAVKDFALEDITTANATVSNLQTQDNITFTATITPAADGEVSLQVKAGTLIDVNGNANTVSNEFKILYDATAPAVVISSTAPTVLNKAFTVAFTFSEDVVGFAPEDVTLTNATISAFAKADNKTYTATISPTNNGSVTVALAAAIAQDQVGNDNLASAALTREYNIIRPTAELTTTASDPTNASFAVNIQFSEKVTGFTGEDITVTNAEVSEFTSVSATTYTATITPKAQGQVQINLAANVAEDAATNGNEASVVLTRLFDNVAPAGYTVAFNQQKIDFDNQTTVSFKVSGAEVGSTYFYSITSMSGTPLTGTAQVTNAQFEVIGLDVTGLADGQITLTFYQQDAVGNKGQEVTDQVEKLTRNIISVTPLAIVQVPIRTTFLQVSLPQTVEVIYSDNTKQQLAVTWQPGNYNAYMAGQYEIAGILTLAPGTSNQNNLQARIIVEVQPNKVPTGLALSATNFNPSITSNEAMGSFSTVDPDDQEFTYALVSGAGDTNNSLFEIRQDQLFLKSNQGLSGQTQFTIRVRTTDTYNNSFEQSFTLTKAAYAKAVDQLKIVNAFSPNGDGVNDEWTVPELKFYNKVNIEVFDRSGVRLFQTTNPENGWNGQNSNGKVLPGAYLYLIQVEDIKLTKKGVVTVLKK; encoded by the coding sequence ATGAAAAAAATCATAATACTCTTTTTTCTCAGTATCCTGCTTTATGATGCTGCTGCTCATACTGTGGTAACGCAAAAACGATGGCGATGGCGCAACGATAACGGATCGGAAGCTACCGCCACCTGGAAAGCTGATCAAAATCAGGTTATCAAAGTTACTGCCAATGATCAAAACATACGCCTTCGCGTGGAGTTTAGTTTAACAGTAGATAACATTTCAGGCTCAGTGGGGTACCAAACTGTGGATTCCCGGCTAAGTTATGCCACAAATTCGTCTGGACCCTTTACAAGAATATCGGCCGCAAATGCCGGACAAGAGCATTTTATATTAGCACCCAGTAATTTTATTTCTAACGGAGTTGCTACTACTCAGCAAATGCCGCCAGCAACTTCCACGGGGTATGTGGCAGGCGCTGCTTTTGATGAGACTGCTTCTAATATCAACTTTCAGGCACAAAGAGGGCAAATCCTTTCTACAGAATACGAATGGTCGATCAAACCAACTCAATACGCGCAAAAGGCAACGTATTACTTTAAATTAGAAGAGTCATCGGGGGGAGGGTACTCTTATTATGACACCCCTTTACCTTCATTGGAGTTCGACCCGATAACTGGTCCTAATGCTCCAACAAATGTAAAGGCCACCGCCGGCAACAGTAAAGTTGACTTAACCTGGGCAGCGAACGCCACTACTGACAATGTTACCGGTTATAATATGTACCGTGGTACTAGTGCTACTACAGTAACCGAAAAAATGAATACTACCCTATTGACCAGTACGACTTTCACCGATAATACGGCGGTGAATGGCACTACCTATTACTATGCAGTAACGGCCGTAAGCGCTAATGGGGAAGGCGCTAAATCCACCATTGTTAACGTCCTGCCGGAAGCACCGGCTGTTCCCCAATTTACCTCTACTCCGGTAACAGATGCTATCGAAAACGTGCCATATAGCTATAGTTTATCGGCCGTTGATGGAACAAACACTCAGTTGACTTTTACTACCCCAACTTTACCAGCTTGGCTTAGCTTGACCCAAGGACAAAATTCAGCTACCCAATTTGGAGGAACTATTAACAGTCCTGGGGGAGTAGCTGGTGATGCTAGTGGGAATATTTATGTAACTAGTTTGAGCGGTAATATCATTTATAAAATACACCAAGATGGTACTACTTCCTCTTGGTTTACCCGCAGCACAGGATTGGTATATGCGATGCAGGTCTACCAAGATTACTTGTATATTTCTAATTTTTCTCAAAATAAAATAACTCGAGTAAGCTTAGTCAATCCTAGTTCCGGAGAAACCGATGTTATTACAGGCATTTCATCCCCGCTCTCTATAGGAATTAAAGATGATTTTTTATATGCGGCTTTATACAATGGCGGCAAAATTATTAAAATAAATCCGACCACTAAAACCTTTACAGATTACGTTAGTGTTAATCGGGCCTTCGGGGTGGGTTTTGATAAGAATGGCTCCTTATATATAGCTTCTTGGGACAATCAAAAAGTTTATAAATATAATGGAGCAAACTTGTTGGATGTACTGACCGGAATTGCTCAGGCTAGTGATATAAAAATAGATGAAAATGATAATATATATGTAAGTTCTTCTAGCGGTGGGGTGCGTAAATATAAACCGGATTTATCTTCTTATATTCAGGTGAGTGCTAATACCAGTGTGTGGGGAATGTCATTAACTCCATCAGGCAGCCTTGTTTTTGGTGATAATGGAGGAAACAAAATATTAAAATTAGAAACAGGTGCGGTTTTAAGCGGCACCCCGAAACACTCTGATGTTGGAGCCTACCAGGTAAGTTTGGGGGTATCGAATGGAAAGGAAACCACTGATCAAAACTTTACCATTATCGTAAAAGATGTTACCGCTCCGACTGTCACCATTTCCTCCGGTCAAGCATCTCCGGCTAAAGAAGCTTTTGATGTTACCTTTACTTTCAGTGAAGCAGTCAAAGATTTTGCCTTAGAAGATATAACAACTGCCAATGCCACGGTTTCTAATCTACAAACACAGGATAACATCACTTTTACGGCTACAATTACTCCTGCTGCGGATGGCGAAGTAAGTCTGCAAGTAAAAGCTGGCACCTTAATCGATGTGAATGGTAATGCAAATACGGTTTCCAATGAGTTTAAAATTCTTTATGATGCTACCGCTCCAGCCGTTGTAATAAGTAGCACGGCCCCTACGGTTTTGAACAAAGCTTTTACGGTAGCCTTTACTTTTTCGGAAGATGTGGTTGGTTTTGCTCCGGAAGATGTAACCTTAACAAATGCTACGATTAGTGCCTTTGCTAAGGCTGATAACAAAACGTACACGGCTACTATTTCCCCGACCAACAATGGAAGTGTTACGGTGGCACTAGCGGCGGCTATAGCACAAGATCAGGTTGGCAATGATAATTTGGCTTCTGCTGCACTAACCCGCGAATACAATATTATTCGTCCGACAGCAGAACTGACTACCACCGCGTCTGATCCGACCAATGCTTCCTTCGCTGTAAACATCCAGTTTAGCGAAAAAGTAACGGGCTTTACGGGCGAAGATATTACGGTAACTAATGCTGAGGTAAGTGAATTTACTTCAGTTAGCGCGACAACCTATACTGCTACCATTACCCCTAAAGCACAGGGCCAGGTTCAGATAAATTTAGCCGCTAACGTAGCGGAAGATGCTGCTACTAATGGAAACGAAGCCTCAGTAGTTTTAACCCGTCTGTTTGACAATGTGGCTCCAGCTGGATACACAGTAGCTTTTAATCAACAGAAAATAGACTTTGATAACCAGACTACTGTTTCATTTAAAGTTTCCGGCGCAGAAGTAGGATCCACTTATTTCTATAGTATCACCTCTATGTCAGGCACCCCACTCACGGGTACGGCCCAGGTAACCAATGCCCAATTTGAAGTTATCGGCTTAGATGTAACTGGTTTAGCTGACGGTCAAATAACCCTGACTTTCTATCAACAAGATGCCGTTGGGAATAAAGGCCAAGAGGTAACAGATCAGGTAGAAAAGCTCACCCGTAATATTATTTCGGTTACGCCACTAGCCATTGTCCAGGTACCTATCCGTACCACGTTCCTGCAAGTTTCATTGCCCCAAACGGTAGAAGTAATATACTCAGATAATACCAAACAACAGCTTGCCGTAACCTGGCAACCGGGTAATTACAACGCTTACATGGCGGGGCAATACGAGATAGCCGGTATACTTACCTTAGCTCCGGGTACCAGCAACCAAAATAATCTGCAAGCCCGCATAATCGTAGAAGTACAACCGAATAAAGTACCTACTGGTTTGGCATTGAGTGCCACCAATTTCAACCCGAGTATAACGTCGAATGAGGCCATGGGTAGCTTCTCCACCGTAGATCCGGATGACCAGGAGTTTACTTATGCTTTAGTGAGTGGGGCAGGTGACACGAATAATAGCTTGTTTGAAATCCGCCAGGACCAGTTGTTTTTAAAATCGAATCAAGGTTTGTCGGGTCAAACGCAGTTTACCATTCGGGTAAGAACTACTGATACTTACAATAATAGCTTTGAACAAAGCTTTACTTTAACCAAAGCCGCTTACGCTAAAGCCGTAGATCAGCTCAAAATAGTGAATGCCTTTTCGCCCAATGGTGACGGCGTGAACGATGAGTGGACCGTACCCGAGCTGAAGTTTTACAACAAAGTGAACATTGAAGTATTCGACCGTTCCGGGGTAAGACTGTTTCAAACTACAAACCCCGAAAATGGCTGGAATGGCCAAAATTCAAACGGAAAAGTTCTGCCGGGGGCTTACTTATACCTCATCCAGGTAGAAGATATCAAGCTGACCAAGAAAGGCGTGGTTACGGTTTTAAAGAAATAA
- a CDS encoding nitrilase-related carbon-nitrogen hydrolase, which produces MNTTVDPSTTTIHNSAYLFNPSGSLLDRYDKRELLTLVEKPLWTNNIILPFLASSGLQIKPGKNHPGLQTPWGKAGILLCNESADPALTSSYSDNGASFLVNLGNDGWFANYFITRQHFYNNRLRAVEARKDIVINNNRGISGIIRANGEVAAQFQLNESSVQQVDIYPNQILATDYHFFIYLLLFTTAILGSIRLYAYLKLKSHNTY; this is translated from the coding sequence ATGAATACGACCGTTGATCCAAGCACGACAACCATCCACAATTCCGCTTATTTATTCAATCCGAGTGGTTCTCTATTAGATCGATACGATAAACGGGAACTGCTGACTCTCGTGGAGAAACCATTGTGGACTAACAATATTATCTTACCTTTTTTAGCTAGTAGCGGCTTACAGATTAAACCCGGCAAAAATCACCCGGGTCTGCAAACCCCGTGGGGGAAAGCTGGCATTTTGCTTTGCAATGAATCTGCTGATCCGGCTTTAACCAGTAGTTATAGCGATAACGGCGCTTCTTTCCTGGTTAATCTGGGTAACGATGGTTGGTTTGCCAATTATTTTATTACACGGCAACACTTTTACAATAACCGGTTACGAGCAGTTGAAGCCCGGAAAGATATTGTTATTAACAACAATCGGGGCATCTCAGGCATTATTCGGGCTAACGGAGAGGTAGCCGCTCAGTTTCAGTTAAACGAAAGCAGTGTGCAGCAGGTCGATATTTACCCCAACCAAATCTTAGCTACTGATTACCATTTCTTTATTTACCTATTGCTATTTACAACCGCTATTCTGGGAAGCATTCGGCTGTATGCTTACTTAAAACTTAAATCGCATAATACTTACTAA
- a CDS encoding helix-turn-helix domain-containing protein, with amino-acid sequence MEQQEASAYLRAFGQHLKQLRETRQLTQANVAFEAGLSVSQVQRIEYGQHNFTVLTLVALARALEIPVAQLLAFPGSIIRQERTGSH; translated from the coding sequence GTGGAGCAGCAGGAAGCCAGTGCCTATTTACGTGCCTTTGGCCAGCATCTAAAACAGTTGCGGGAAACGCGTCAATTGACGCAAGCCAATGTGGCCTTTGAAGCCGGCTTATCCGTGTCGCAAGTGCAGCGGATTGAATACGGGCAGCATAACTTTACGGTCTTGACCTTAGTGGCCTTAGCCCGCGCTTTAGAGATACCGGTGGCACAGTTACTAGCGTTTCCGGGTTCCATTATCCGTCAAGAGAGGACCGGCTCCCATTAA